In Henriciella litoralis, the genomic window AATTTTTTTCATGGAAGGTCTCAGTTGCTTGATGCGATTATATCAGAATTCGGGTCGAACGGATCGCCTTCGACAGCGCCGCCGACAGCCAGATGGAAGCGGATGCGGTTCGAAATTCGGGCGGAACGCGCGGCAATCAGATTGCTTTCAGCGTTCAAGCGTCGGCTCTGGGCGTCGATCAGGTTAAAGATTGTGATGACGCCGCTTGTGTATTGGCGGGTGGCAAGATCTTCGGCTGCAACCGCTTCGGTCAGCGCCCGGTTCTGGGCTTCAACCTGCTTGGCCAGGAATGTGTCGGCAGCAAGCGCATCTTCAACCTCACGCCAGGCGACTAGCACTGTCGATGCGTAATTCGCCAGAGCGACTTGAGCGTTCGCGATTGCTGCGTCCCGGTCAGCCTTGAGCGCGCCGCCATTGAAGATGGGCTGAGCCAGAGATGCGATCGCATTGGCGGCAATCCGGGTCGGGTCGATCAGATCTGACAGATCGGTCTCATTATTTGTCAGCGAGGCTGAAATCGACAGGGTCGGCAGAAGCGCGAGCCGGGCCTGCTCTGCCCTGAGACCAGCTGACATTAAGCGCGCTTCGGACGCTGCAATATCAGGACGCCGGGAGAGAAGGAGTGTCGGCGTACCAGCCGCTTCAATTGGCTCCAGGTCTGGCAGCTCAGCCGGGGCTTCGAGCAGATTGCCCGGATAACGGCCCAAGAGGATTTCAAGTCGGCGAGTGGCGTTTCCGCTCGCCTGCCGGCGCGCAGCGATCGATGCTTCGGCGGTCGCCATGGCGCTGCGGGCCGTGCGCACATCAAGCGCGTTGGCAAGACCGCGAGAGAACCGGCGCTCAGTTAGCGTCACGACGCGCTCTCGGGCTTCGTAAGTCTTCAAGGCCACGCTTTGCTGAGCCAGCGCTTCGTTGAGGTCGGTCCAGGCGATGGCTGTTTGCGCCGCCAGGGAGAGGCGCGCGGCGGCGAGATCCGCCTCGCTTGCAGCGACGTCGGATTGGGCGGCGTCAACCTGGGCCGCGATGCGCCCCCAAAGGTCAGCCGTCCAGCTCGCATCGGCGCGCAGCCCATAAACCGGATCGGTGAACCGGTCGTCGGCAGCTTCGGAATAGGTTGAATTGACCCCGGCGCTGGCGCCTGCCGAAACGTTCGGCAAGGACCGGCCATAAATGCTGCGGGCCTGAGCGCGGGCTGTCTGCACGATGTAGTATTGTGCGCGGATGTTTGGATTGGCCTCGAGCGCCTCATCGACGAGATCGCTCATGACGGGGTCATTGAACTGCCCGATCCAGTTACCGGTTGGCAGGTCACCTGTCACACCGGCTGCAGACCAGGCCGATGGCGCATCTGGCGCAACCGGAAAAATGGCCACAGGCTCTCCAGCGAGACCTGAGACAGTACTGCATCCGGCGAGCATGACGATGCCAAGAAGTGCGCCTTGATGTTTCATCCGACCCTCATTCATTCTGATCGTGCTCTAAAAGCCGACTAGTTGACTGTCAACAAATAATTATCGAATTTCAATAACGTTTTGCAGCCTGTATAGAGAAAACGTCTGCATTCGGGAAAATCGGACGTTCTCCCGTCATTCTGGCATAGATATGGCACCGGACAGCTTGTCGGATTGCCCGGCTTCTGGTTTCTAAACAAATGGCCATGACAGATAGAGAAACGCACAAGACCCATGCGCGCCGCGCCGAACGCGCGCGCGACTTTATCGTGCTGACCCTTGGCGGGGCCGGGCTGATGACCCTGCTCGTGATCTCTGGCTCACTAGGTTTCGTAGAAGGGCTAACGGCAGCCCTCGTCCTGTTCGCTGGCGCCCTTGCCTATTTTGTGGGCTCGGTGCCGCCAGTTGTGAGCGATGCTACTTCCGTGGGCGCGAAACCTGCCACAGGATCGCGGGATCCGTCGATCCGGTCGCTCATTCACGCGCTGCCCTTCCCTGCTTTCTATATCTCCGAGGAAAGCCGCATCCAGTATTCCAACCGCCATCTGGATGAGATTTTCCGCATCAAGCATGTTGAAGGCGCGCTCAAATCCGTGATCATCCGCCAGCCAGATGTGTTGGCGGCCACCGACCGGGTTGCGCGCACCGGCGCGAGCGAGCGCGTCGAGTTCATGGCTGTCGATGGCGAGGAGCTGTGGCTCGCCCACCTCACATCGGGCCCTGCCCCCCATAGCGTTTTCGTCGTGTTCGAGGACCGCACAGCCGTCCACCGTGCAGAGCGGGCGCGCGCCGACTTTCTGGCGAATGCCAGCCATGAATTGCGCACGCCCCTGACCGCGCTGGCAGGCTTTATCGAAACCATGCGTGGTCCAGCGCGCGATGACCGCGAGTCGTGGGACGGGTTTCTGGAAATCATGCATAATCAGACGGACCGGATGCGCCATCTGGTGTCCGACCTTCTGTCTCTGTCACGTATCGAGTTCAGCGAGCATCGTCCGCCGGACACGGTCATCGACCTCAGCGATGTGCTTAGCCACACAATCCTGGCGCTACAGCCGCTGGCCGCCGAGCGCGCGATCGAATTGTCCCTCAGCGGTCTCGATCAGAAAGTGCCGGTCACTGCCAACTGGGATGAAATTGCGCAAGTGGTACAAAACCTCGTCGGCAATGCGCTGAAATACTCGCCTAAAGGCGAGACCGTTTCTGTCAGCATGGGTGTGTCGCCATCCATGGCGGAAGCCGCAACCTCGGCCACAGCCAATCAGAGCCGCTCGATCAGTGCCGTCCTCCTGCAACCGCGGGCCTCCTCCGAAGCGGCGGCGGCATGGATCAATGTGGCCGATTCCGGTCAGGGCATTGCCCGTCAGCACCTCGCCCGCCTCGGCGAGCGCTTTTATCGCGCAGATGAAAGCCGCGGCGGTGAGATTGAGGGCACCGGGCTTGGGCTAGCGATCGTCAAGCACATCATGGCGAGACATCGCGGTGGCCTGGCCGTGGCCAGTCGTGAGGGCGAAGGCGCGACCTTTGGCATCTGGCTCCCACGCGTCGAAACCGAGACCAAAACGCCGACGGCTAGTGTGAACGGCTGAGACAATGTCGACGCGCCCAGCGCCCCGCCCCTATTCTCCGCCGCCTGCAGATACACTCACAATTCACTACATCGACGCTGATATTATTGTGGCGGAAAAGCCCAGCGGATTGCTGTCGGTGCCGGGTCGCGGCAAGGACCGACAATTTTCGGCCTTATCGATCCTGACGGAGCGCTTCGGTGAGACATTCATTGTGCACCGGCTCGACATGGATACGTCAGGGCTGATTGCCTTCGCCCGCAATCGCGAGGCACAGTCGGCGATGTCCAGCCTTTTCGAGTCGAAAAGCGTGGAAAAGCGCTACATGGCGAAAGTCCTGGGCGCGCCCGCCGAAGAGGCCGGTCGCATTACGCTGGCGATCGGGCGTCGATGGGAGGACCGTCCCGCCCGCTGCATTGATGAAGTTTCGGGAAAACCATCCGAGACGCTTTGGCAGGTCAAGCGGCGCGGCGATCATGCCAGTCTCCTGGAGGTCACGCCCCTTACAGGCCGGACCCATCAGATTCGGCTTCACCTTGCCGCGATTGGCCATCCAATTCTCGGCGACCGGCTTTATGGCACGGTGGAGACCGTTTCGGAGCGCTTGTGTCTGCATGCAGGTGCACTCGCCTTTGACCACCCCCGAAGCGAAAAAATCGTCACATTTGAAAGTTCTGCGCCATTCGACTGACAGCCATCCACAGGCTTTAGGCCTCTGTGGGCAGTATGTGTCACATATGTGTCAAGCAGCGGCGTTAAGAGGCCCGTAACAGGCTTGAATTGGTGCGTGGCTGAATGCTTGAAACCTTCGGACATCTGCCGGTGTCATGGCTGCTTTTCGCAGTTGTGGCTGCGGCTGGCTTCGTTGCCTTTTTTGTAGGGCGAACGAACGCGGTTGCAATCGCGAACGGCGGAACAGCGCGCCTGAATTCTCAACCGAACTATCACGGCTACTTCGTGGCCATGGCGACGGTAGTGCCCGCCATACTTGTTTTGGGTCTCTATTCCCTTGTCGGCGACTCCGTCGTGCGAGGCGAGCTGGCAAATGAACTGCCTCAGCGGATCCGTGACCTCAGCCAGATCGAACTCAGCCAATATATCGACCGGATTGCAGAGCATGCGGCCCGCCGCGATGCGCAAGCGACCGGCAATGCCCTCTTCGATGCTGCGTCTGCGCGGTATACAGACTTGCTCGGCATCTCTCGCCTTGTCGCAATCGCGCTGGCCTTGCTGGCCGCGGGCGCTGGATTTTTCATGGCGCGCCGCAAATTGGCTGTCGAGTTCCGGGCGCGCGCCCGCGTTGAAGACGGGATCAAGCTCGTGCTGTTCCTCTGCGCCGCGATCGCTGTTCTGACGACAATCGGCATCGTGGCGAGCCTTTTGTTCGAGGCGGTCCGCTTCTTCTCCAAGGTCAACTTTTTCAGCTTTATCTTCGGTACGGAATGGAACGCACAGACGGGCGCTGATTTCGGGGCGATCCCGCTTTTCTTCGGGACGTTCATGATTGCGTCACTGGCGATGCTTGTCGCTGCCCCAATCGGACTTTTGTCCGCCATCTATCTGTCTGAATATGCAAGCGCGCGCTTCCGCAGCGTCGTGAAGCCGGTTCTGGAGCTGCTCGCCGGTATCCCGACCGTGGTCTACGGCTTTTTCGCACTTCAGTTCGTGGCACCTGTCGTCCGGGCCGCCGCGACCTGGATCAACGCGCTCCCCTTCGTGCCCGACACGTTTCTCGCCGCTCAGCCGACGAGCGCGCTCGCAGCTGGTCTTGTCATGGGCGTCATGATCATCCCTTTCGTCTCCTCGCTGTCTGACGATGTTATCAACGCGGTGCCACAGACGCTTCGTGACGGTGCTTACGCAATGGGCGCTACCAAGTCCGAGACGGTCAAACAGGTCGTCATGCCAGCGGCTCTGCCGGGCGTGATCGCTGCCCTGTTGCTCGCCGTATCCCGCGCAATCGGTGAAACGATGATCGTCGTGATGGCCGCTGGCCAGCGTGCACAGATTACAGGCGACCCAACGGCCGACCTTACCACAATCACCGTGCAGATCGTCGCGCTGCTGACAGGGGATACCGAGTTTGACAGCCCGAAAACCCTGTCGGCCTTCGCACTGGGCTTTGTCCTCTTCATTGTCACGCTGATCTTCAACCTGATCGCCCTGCGCGTCGTCCAGAAGTACAGGGAAAAATATGAATAGTCCGGACCCGCAAACACCGCCGAAGGGCTCATTCGTCACCGAAAAAGCCCTGAAACGCCTGAAGAAGCGCCACGCCGCAGAGGCGCGCTTCAAATTCTATGGGCAGGCTGCGATCGGCATTGCCGTTGTCGCGCTTTGTACGTTGCTGGTCTCCATCATTGGCCAGGCGACAAGCGCTTTTTCTCGCAACGTTCTGTCTTTCGACGTCACCATCGCCGCAAGCGAAGTCGACCCTGAGGGCACGAAGGATCCAGAAGAGATTGCGCGCAATGTCAGCGGGTTTAACCTGTTGCTGCAAGACAGCCTGTCGGAGCAATTCCTGCCAGAAGACGCAGGCCGCCCTCTGCAACGCGAACTCTACGGTTTGTTCACCCGGCTGGCCGTCCTGCCAATCGCGCGTAAAACAGCTGACAATATGTCGACGATCGGCACCCGGCAGACATTCGATGTCGCGCTGGCCGACGACGTTGATCTCTTTCTCAAGGGCGGTGTCACAGATCGCAAAAACATCAATCTGGGCGGTCTACAGGCGATAACTGGCAGCCTGGAGGACGGCGTCCAGATTCGTCTGAAGGATGACGCCACTATCAAGCGCCTTGATGATGCGCTGAGCGACTTCACGCCCGAGGGCACGGACACCAGCAAACCAACCGCGCTTGTCAATATCGGCGACACCTGGTTCCGGCTGGCCGGGCGCGACGGCGCCGCGCTTGATCTCACCTATATCGCTGGCACGAGGTCGCTACCGTCCGAAGCCGCTAAAACGACGGCGCTCGTTCTGGCGCAATCGCAGGAAAACAGAACGCTCAGCGATCGCCAGATCGCGTGGACGATGATCCTCAAGAAAGAAGGCCGTATCCAGTCCGTCTTCAACACGTCCCTGTTCACTCATTCCGACAGCACCTATCCTGAGCTGGCCGGCGCAGCGGCCGCTATTGTCGGCTCGCTTCTAACGATGCTGATCACGGCCCTGCTTGCCATCCCGGTCGGCATTTTTGCAGCCGTTTATCTTGAAGAGTTTGCCAAGAAGAACCGCCTGACCGACTTCATCGAAGTCAACATCAACAATCTGGCAGCAGTGCCATCGATTGTGTTCGGCCTGCTGGGCGCGGCGGTGTTCATCAATTTCCTCGGCATGCCGCGGTCCGTCCCGCTTGTCGGTGGTCTGGTGCTGGGGCTGCTGGTTCTGCCAACCGTCATCATCGCCTCTCGCGCCGCGCTCAAATCCGTGCCGCCATCGATCCGCACAGCCGCGCTGGGCGTTGGCGCGTCCAAGACGCAATCTGTCTTTCACCATGTGCTGCCGCTCGCGGCGCCTGGCATCCTGACAGGATCGATCATCGGGATGGCACGCGCGCTTGGCGAAACGGCGCCGCTGCTGCTGATTGGCATGGTCGCCTTCGTGGCTGAAGTTCCGGACGGCCCGATGGATGAATCCACCGTCCTGCCCGTACTGATCTATAAATGGTCAACTGGCGCCGAGCGCGCCTGGGAACCGATGACGGCAGCGGCCATCATCATACTTCTCATCTTCCTGGTCATGATGAACCTCATCGCGATCATTCTCAGACGCCGCTTTGAAAGGAGATGGTAGTCATGGACGGAAACATCGAAAATTTCACCGAAACGAAGAAACCGAGACAGGCTGCGCACATGGCTGAGATGAACAAGGTAGATTGCCGCAACATCGACGTCTTCTATGACGATAAGCAGGCGATCTACGATATCTCCCTTCAGATCAAGGACAGGGCCGTGACCTCGTTTATCGGTCCATCCGGTTGCGGCAAGTCGACCTTCCTTCGCTGCATCAACCGCATGAATGACACGATCGATTCAGCCCGCGTGAACGGCAAGATCTTCATGGATGGGATGGATATCAATGACCACTCCATTGACCCGGTCCTGCTACGTTCACGCGTCGGAATGGTTTTCCAGAAGCCGAACCCGTTCCCGAAATCGATCTACGACAACATCGCCTATGGCCCGCGCATTCACGGCCTCGCCTCCGGCAAGGCGGAGCTTGACGAGGTGGTCGAGGAATCGCTTCGCAAGGCCGGCCTGTGGGAAGAGGTGAAAGACCGCCTTTCAGCGCCAGGAACCAGCCTGTCGGGCGGCCAGCAGCAGCGCCTTTGTATTGCGCGAGCCGTGGCAGTCAGCCCGGAAGTCATTTTGATGGATGAGCCCTGCTCAGCGCTGGACCCGATCGCGACGGCCCGCATTGAGGAGCTGATTGATGAGTTGCGCGAGCGCTTCTGTATCGTCATTGTGACCCACTCCATGCAACAGGCCGCCCGCGTGTCCCAGAACACGGCATTCTTCCATCTGGGCAAACTGGTGGAGTATGGTGACACAGAGCGCATCTTCACCAATCCTGAAGACACCCGGACTCAGGACTATATTACCGGTCGCTTCGGATAAGCGACGGGAAGTGAGAAAAAATGTCTGAACACATCGTAACAGCGTTTACGGACGAGCTTGAACACCTGTCGGCTAACCTGCTCAGAATGGGCGGGCTGGCCGAAAGCATGATTCTGGACGCTAGCCGCGCCGTCGCCACCTATGACCTCGAGCTCGCACGCGAAGTCATCAAGCGCGACAAATCCATCGATGAGCTTGAAGCAGAAGCTGAGAAGGCGATTATCCGCCTCATCGCTCTGCGCCATCCTATGGCGACCGATTTGCGAGCCGTCCTTGGTGCCATGAAACTCGCTGGCGACATCGAACGCATCGGAGACCTTTGCAAGAACATCAGCAAACGCTGTCTCGAGCTGACCGGTGAAGAAAACCGCGCCGCGGTCAAAGGCATTGAGCGGATGTCACGTGCGGTTTCGCATCAGCTTCAACTCGCGCTCGATTGTTACCTGCGCCAGGATGTCGACGCGGCGCTGACGGTGCTTGATCTCGATGATGACATTGATGATCACTACATGTCATTCTTCCGTGAGACGCTGACCTACATGATGGAAGATCCCCGTCAGATTGGTTCAAACACGCATCTCATCTTCATGGCCAAAAACCTTGAACGTATTGGTGACCACGCCACGAATATTGCCAAGGCCGTGTACTATATGGTGACTGGTGAGCCGGCGCAGACCGCCCAGACATCTTCAGACGAACCTTCGCCCGGAGCCTCCAGTTGAAACCATTTGTGCTGATTGCC contains:
- the pstA gene encoding phosphate ABC transporter permease PstA → MNSPDPQTPPKGSFVTEKALKRLKKRHAAEARFKFYGQAAIGIAVVALCTLLVSIIGQATSAFSRNVLSFDVTIAASEVDPEGTKDPEEIARNVSGFNLLLQDSLSEQFLPEDAGRPLQRELYGLFTRLAVLPIARKTADNMSTIGTRQTFDVALADDVDLFLKGGVTDRKNINLGGLQAITGSLEDGVQIRLKDDATIKRLDDALSDFTPEGTDTSKPTALVNIGDTWFRLAGRDGAALDLTYIAGTRSLPSEAAKTTALVLAQSQENRTLSDRQIAWTMILKKEGRIQSVFNTSLFTHSDSTYPELAGAAAAIVGSLLTMLITALLAIPVGIFAAVYLEEFAKKNRLTDFIEVNINNLAAVPSIVFGLLGAAVFINFLGMPRSVPLVGGLVLGLLVLPTVIIASRAALKSVPPSIRTAALGVGASKTQSVFHHVLPLAAPGILTGSIIGMARALGETAPLLLIGMVAFVAEVPDGPMDESTVLPVLIYKWSTGAERAWEPMTAAAIIILLIFLVMMNLIAIILRRRFERRW
- a CDS encoding sensor histidine kinase; amino-acid sequence: MTDRETHKTHARRAERARDFIVLTLGGAGLMTLLVISGSLGFVEGLTAALVLFAGALAYFVGSVPPVVSDATSVGAKPATGSRDPSIRSLIHALPFPAFYISEESRIQYSNRHLDEIFRIKHVEGALKSVIIRQPDVLAATDRVARTGASERVEFMAVDGEELWLAHLTSGPAPHSVFVVFEDRTAVHRAERARADFLANASHELRTPLTALAGFIETMRGPARDDRESWDGFLEIMHNQTDRMRHLVSDLLSLSRIEFSEHRPPDTVIDLSDVLSHTILALQPLAAERAIELSLSGLDQKVPVTANWDEIAQVVQNLVGNALKYSPKGETVSVSMGVSPSMAEAATSATANQSRSISAVLLQPRASSEAAAAWINVADSGQGIARQHLARLGERFYRADESRGGEIEGTGLGLAIVKHIMARHRGGLAVASREGEGATFGIWLPRVETETKTPTASVNG
- a CDS encoding RluA family pseudouridine synthase; translation: MSTRPAPRPYSPPPADTLTIHYIDADIIVAEKPSGLLSVPGRGKDRQFSALSILTERFGETFIVHRLDMDTSGLIAFARNREAQSAMSSLFESKSVEKRYMAKVLGAPAEEAGRITLAIGRRWEDRPARCIDEVSGKPSETLWQVKRRGDHASLLEVTPLTGRTHQIRLHLAAIGHPILGDRLYGTVETVSERLCLHAGALAFDHPRSEKIVTFESSAPFD
- a CDS encoding efflux transporter outer membrane subunit, translating into MKHQGALLGIVMLAGCSTVSGLAGEPVAIFPVAPDAPSAWSAAGVTGDLPTGNWIGQFNDPVMSDLVDEALEANPNIRAQYYIVQTARAQARSIYGRSLPNVSAGASAGVNSTYSEAADDRFTDPVYGLRADASWTADLWGRIAAQVDAAQSDVAASEADLAAARLSLAAQTAIAWTDLNEALAQQSVALKTYEARERVVTLTERRFSRGLANALDVRTARSAMATAEASIAARRQASGNATRRLEILLGRYPGNLLEAPAELPDLEPIEAAGTPTLLLSRRPDIAASEARLMSAGLRAEQARLALLPTLSISASLTNNETDLSDLIDPTRIAANAIASLAQPIFNGGALKADRDAAIANAQVALANYASTVLVAWREVEDALAADTFLAKQVEAQNRALTEAVAAEDLATRQYTSGVITIFNLIDAQSRRLNAESNLIAARSARISNRIRFHLAVGGAVEGDPFDPNSDIIASSN
- the phoU gene encoding phosphate signaling complex protein PhoU; translated protein: MSEHIVTAFTDELEHLSANLLRMGGLAESMILDASRAVATYDLELAREVIKRDKSIDELEAEAEKAIIRLIALRHPMATDLRAVLGAMKLAGDIERIGDLCKNISKRCLELTGEENRAAVKGIERMSRAVSHQLQLALDCYLRQDVDAALTVLDLDDDIDDHYMSFFRETLTYMMEDPRQIGSNTHLIFMAKNLERIGDHATNIAKAVYYMVTGEPAQTAQTSSDEPSPGASS
- the pstC gene encoding phosphate ABC transporter permease subunit PstC; the encoded protein is MLETFGHLPVSWLLFAVVAAAGFVAFFVGRTNAVAIANGGTARLNSQPNYHGYFVAMATVVPAILVLGLYSLVGDSVVRGELANELPQRIRDLSQIELSQYIDRIAEHAARRDAQATGNALFDAASARYTDLLGISRLVAIALALLAAGAGFFMARRKLAVEFRARARVEDGIKLVLFLCAAIAVLTTIGIVASLLFEAVRFFSKVNFFSFIFGTEWNAQTGADFGAIPLFFGTFMIASLAMLVAAPIGLLSAIYLSEYASARFRSVVKPVLELLAGIPTVVYGFFALQFVAPVVRAAATWINALPFVPDTFLAAQPTSALAAGLVMGVMIIPFVSSLSDDVINAVPQTLRDGAYAMGATKSETVKQVVMPAALPGVIAALLLAVSRAIGETMIVVMAAGQRAQITGDPTADLTTITVQIVALLTGDTEFDSPKTLSAFALGFVLFIVTLIFNLIALRVVQKYREKYE
- the pstB gene encoding phosphate ABC transporter ATP-binding protein PstB, encoding MAEMNKVDCRNIDVFYDDKQAIYDISLQIKDRAVTSFIGPSGCGKSTFLRCINRMNDTIDSARVNGKIFMDGMDINDHSIDPVLLRSRVGMVFQKPNPFPKSIYDNIAYGPRIHGLASGKAELDEVVEESLRKAGLWEEVKDRLSAPGTSLSGGQQQRLCIARAVAVSPEVILMDEPCSALDPIATARIEELIDELRERFCIVIVTHSMQQAARVSQNTAFFHLGKLVEYGDTERIFTNPEDTRTQDYITGRFG